In one window of Pseudomonas chlororaphis subsp. chlororaphis DNA:
- the pyrE gene encoding orotate phosphoribosyltransferase, with product MQAYQRDFIRFAIDRGVLRFGEFTLKSGRTSPYFFNAGLFNSGSALAQLGRFYAAAIVDSGISFDVLFGPAYKGIPLAAATAVALAEHHQRDLPWCFNRKEAKAHGEGGSLVGAPLTGDVLIIDDVITAGTAIREVMQIIGSQEGAKAAGVLIALNRQERGNGELSAIQEVERDFGIPVVSIVSLTQVLQFLADDPALKQHLPAVEAYRAQFGV from the coding sequence ATGCAGGCGTATCAGCGCGATTTCATTCGTTTTGCCATCGATCGCGGGGTTTTGCGCTTCGGTGAGTTCACCCTGAAGTCCGGGCGTACCAGTCCTTACTTCTTCAATGCCGGCCTGTTCAACAGCGGCTCGGCCCTGGCGCAGCTGGGGCGTTTTTATGCCGCGGCGATCGTCGACAGCGGCATTTCTTTCGATGTGCTTTTCGGTCCTGCGTACAAAGGCATTCCTTTGGCGGCGGCGACGGCCGTGGCCCTGGCCGAGCATCATCAGCGCGATCTGCCATGGTGTTTCAACCGCAAGGAAGCCAAGGCTCACGGCGAAGGCGGCAGCCTGGTCGGCGCGCCATTGACTGGCGACGTGCTGATCATCGACGACGTGATCACCGCGGGCACGGCGATCCGCGAAGTGATGCAGATCATCGGATCCCAGGAAGGCGCCAAGGCCGCGGGTGTGCTGATCGCCCTGAACCGTCAGGAGCGTGGCAATGGTGAGTTGTCGGCGATCCAGGAAGTCGAGCGCGACTTCGGCATTCCTGTGGTGAGCATCGTTTCCCTGACCCAGGTCCTGCAGTTCCTGGCGGACGATCCGGCGCTCAAGCAGCATCTGCCGGCGGTGGAAGCCTACCGCGCGCAATTCGGCGTCTGA
- a CDS encoding exodeoxyribonuclease III produces MRIISVNVNGIQAAVERGLLSWLQAQNADVICLQDTRASAFELDDPAFQLDGYFLYACDAEVPAQGGVALYSRLQPKAVISGLGFETADRYGRYLQADFDKVSIATLLLPSGQNGDEDLNQKFKLMDDFARYLDKQRRKRREYIYCGSLYVAQQKLDIKNWRDSQQSPGFLAPERAWMDEIVGNMGYVDALREVSREGDQYSWWPDNEQAEMLNLGWRFDYQLLTPGLRRFVRSARLPRQPRFSQHAPLIVDYDWTLTI; encoded by the coding sequence ATGCGGATCATCAGTGTGAACGTCAATGGTATTCAGGCTGCAGTGGAGCGAGGTTTGCTCAGTTGGCTGCAAGCACAGAATGCCGACGTCATCTGCCTGCAGGACACCCGCGCCTCCGCCTTTGAACTGGACGATCCAGCCTTCCAACTGGATGGCTACTTCCTTTATGCCTGCGATGCCGAAGTTCCCGCCCAAGGCGGTGTGGCTTTGTATTCGCGGTTGCAACCGAAGGCTGTCATCAGCGGTCTCGGCTTCGAGACGGCCGACCGCTACGGGCGCTACCTGCAAGCCGATTTCGACAAGGTCAGCATCGCGACCTTGCTGCTTCCTTCCGGGCAGAACGGCGATGAAGACTTGAACCAGAAGTTCAAGCTTATGGACGACTTCGCCCGTTACCTGGATAAACAGCGGCGCAAACGTCGCGAGTACATTTATTGTGGCTCGCTGTACGTGGCGCAACAGAAGCTGGATATCAAGAACTGGCGTGACAGCCAACAATCTCCGGGTTTCCTGGCGCCTGAGCGTGCCTGGATGGACGAGATTGTCGGCAACATGGGTTATGTCGACGCCCTGCGCGAAGTCAGCCGCGAAGGCGATCAATACAGCTGGTGGCCGGACAACGAACAGGCCGAGATGCTCAACCTGGGCTGGCGCTTCGACTATCAGCTGCTGACCCCGGGCCTGCGTCGCTTCGTGCGCAGCGCACGCCTGCCACGCCAGCCGCGCTTCTCGCAGCACGCGCCGCTGATCGTGGACTACGACTGGACGCTGACCATCTAA
- a CDS encoding DUF4870 domain-containing protein has translation MNDDQLPQPVPSHEVRQWAMFCHLSALLGIWIPFGTLIGPLVLWQMKRETDPFIDAQGKEALNFQITVALASLVCFLLMVVLVGFLLFGLLAIGALVLTIIAGVKANEGVAYRYPFTWRLIK, from the coding sequence ATGAACGACGACCAGCTTCCGCAACCTGTCCCGAGCCATGAGGTGCGTCAGTGGGCGATGTTCTGTCACCTGTCGGCCTTGCTGGGCATCTGGATTCCGTTCGGCACCCTGATCGGTCCGTTGGTGCTCTGGCAGATGAAGCGCGAGACCGATCCGTTCATCGATGCCCAGGGCAAGGAAGCGTTGAACTTTCAGATCACCGTGGCCCTTGCCTCGCTGGTCTGCTTCCTGCTGATGGTGGTGCTGGTGGGTTTCCTGCTTTTTGGTCTGTTGGCGATCGGCGCCCTGGTGCTGACTATCATCGCCGGGGTCAAGGCCAATGAAGGGGTGGCGTACCGTTACCCGTTCACCTGGCGATTGATCAAATAG
- the rph gene encoding ribonuclease PH, with the protein MKRPSGRAADQLRSIRITRNYTKHAEGSVLVEFGDTKVICTVSVENGVPRFLKGQGQGWLTAEYGMLPRATGERNQREASRGKQGGRTLEIQRLIGRSLRAALDMTKLGDVTLYVDCDVIQADGGTRTASITGAMVALVDALKVIKKRGGLKGGDPIKQMIAAVSVGMYQGEPVLDLDYLEDSAAETDLNVVMTSTGGFIEVQGTAEGAPFQPEELNAMLALAKKGMSEIFELQQAALAD; encoded by the coding sequence ATGAAACGTCCAAGTGGTCGCGCTGCCGATCAGCTCCGCTCGATCCGCATCACCCGCAACTACACCAAACACGCCGAGGGATCTGTACTGGTCGAGTTCGGTGATACCAAAGTGATCTGCACGGTCAGCGTCGAGAACGGCGTACCCCGCTTCCTCAAGGGCCAGGGCCAGGGTTGGTTGACCGCCGAATACGGCATGCTGCCGCGCGCCACCGGCGAGCGTAACCAGCGTGAAGCCAGTCGCGGCAAGCAAGGCGGCCGCACCCTGGAGATCCAGCGTCTGATCGGTCGTTCCCTGCGCGCTGCGCTGGACATGACCAAGCTGGGCGACGTCACCCTGTATGTCGACTGCGATGTGATCCAGGCCGATGGCGGTACCCGTACCGCGTCGATCACCGGTGCCATGGTGGCCCTGGTGGATGCGCTGAAAGTGATCAAGAAGCGGGGCGGCCTGAAGGGCGGCGACCCGATCAAGCAAATGATCGCGGCGGTGTCCGTGGGCATGTACCAGGGCGAGCCGGTGCTGGATCTGGATTACCTGGAAGACTCGGCGGCCGAGACTGACCTCAACGTGGTCATGACCAGCACTGGCGGTTTCATCGAAGTCCAGGGCACTGCCGAAGGCGCGCCGTTCCAGCCGGAAGAACTGAACGCCATGCTGGCGCTGGCCAAGAAAGGCATGAGCGAGATCTTTGAATTGCAACAGGCAGCCCTGGCTGACTGA
- a CDS encoding YicC/YloC family endoribonuclease — MVHSMTAFARVERAGTQGTLSWELRSVNSRYLEPHLRLPESFRDLEGAVREALRQGLSRGKLECTLRFTEETTGKPLQVDRERAAQLVAAAESVASLIKQPAALNPLEVLAWPGVLVADASDPQALNNEALSLFNQGLKELKSGREREGAELARLINDRLTSIEEDVVTLRELVPQMLATQRQKVLDRFADMQAELDPTRLEQEMVLLAQKSDVAEELDRLSTHIIEVRRVLKSGGAAGRRLDFLMQELNREANTLGSKAFDPRSTQAAVNLKVLIEQMREQVQNIE; from the coding sequence ATGGTGCACAGCATGACCGCCTTCGCCCGGGTAGAACGGGCCGGCACTCAGGGCACCCTGAGCTGGGAACTGCGCTCGGTCAACAGCCGTTACCTGGAACCGCACCTGCGCTTGCCGGAATCCTTTCGCGACCTGGAAGGCGCGGTCCGTGAGGCGCTGCGCCAGGGACTGTCGCGCGGCAAGCTCGAATGCACCTTGCGCTTCACCGAAGAAACCACCGGCAAACCATTGCAGGTCGACCGGGAGCGCGCCGCGCAACTGGTGGCGGCAGCCGAGTCCGTTGCCAGCCTGATCAAACAGCCGGCGGCGCTGAACCCACTGGAAGTGCTGGCCTGGCCCGGCGTCCTGGTGGCCGATGCCAGCGACCCGCAGGCGCTGAACAACGAAGCCCTGAGCCTGTTCAACCAGGGGCTGAAAGAGCTGAAGAGCGGCCGTGAACGCGAAGGCGCGGAGCTGGCCCGCCTGATCAACGACCGCCTGACCTCCATCGAGGAAGACGTCGTGACCCTGCGCGAGCTGGTCCCGCAGATGCTCGCCACCCAGCGCCAAAAGGTTCTCGACCGCTTCGCCGACATGCAGGCCGAGCTGGACCCAACACGCCTGGAACAGGAAATGGTGCTGCTCGCCCAGAAGAGCGACGTCGCCGAAGAACTGGACCGCCTGAGCACCCACATCATCGAAGTTCGCCGCGTGCTCAAGTCCGGCGGCGCCGCCGGCCGGCGCCTGGACTTCCTGATGCAGGAGCTCAACCGCGAAGCCAACACACTGGGCTCCAAGGCCTTCGACCCGCGCAGCACCCAGGCTGCGGTCAACCTCAAGGTGTTGATCGAGCAGATGCGCGAACAAGTACAGAATATTGAGTAA
- the gmk gene encoding guanylate kinase has product MNHSTGTLYIISAPSGAGKTSLVKALIDADPSIRVSVSHTTRAMRPGEVDGVNYHFVSREAFVKMGEHGDFLERAEVFGNLYGTSQSHLQQTLDEGHDLILEIDWQGAEQVRKLMPQARSIFILPPSQQALRQRLTNRGQDSDEIIEGRMREAVSEMSHYVDYDYLIINDDFAHALDDLKAIFRTNQLQQKRQQQRFGKLLAELLG; this is encoded by the coding sequence ATGAACCACAGCACCGGCACCCTCTACATCATTTCCGCCCCTTCGGGCGCGGGCAAGACCAGCCTGGTCAAGGCCCTGATCGACGCCGATCCGTCGATCCGCGTTTCCGTGTCCCACACCACCCGCGCCATGCGCCCGGGCGAAGTGGACGGCGTGAACTACCACTTCGTCTCGCGCGAAGCGTTCGTGAAGATGGGTGAACACGGCGACTTCCTCGAGCGCGCCGAAGTCTTCGGCAATCTCTATGGCACCTCCCAAAGCCACTTGCAGCAGACCCTGGACGAAGGTCACGACCTGATCCTGGAGATCGACTGGCAAGGCGCCGAGCAGGTGCGCAAGCTGATGCCCCAGGCTCGTTCGATCTTCATCCTGCCGCCGTCCCAGCAGGCCTTGCGCCAGCGCCTGACCAACCGCGGCCAGGACAGCGACGAGATCATCGAAGGCCGGATGCGCGAAGCGGTCAGCGAGATGAGCCACTACGTCGACTACGACTACCTGATCATCAACGACGATTTCGCCCATGCGCTGGACGATCTGAAGGCGATTTTCCGCACCAACCAGCTGCAGCAGAAGCGCCAGCAGCAGCGTTTCGGCAAATTGCTCGCCGAATTGCTGGGCTGA
- the rpoZ gene encoding DNA-directed RNA polymerase subunit omega, which produces MARVTVEDCLEHVDNRFELVMLSTKRARQLATGGKEPKVAWENDKPTVVALREIAEGLIDYAAIAEAEIVEDEPLFAAFEDESNEAV; this is translated from the coding sequence ATGGCCCGCGTAACCGTTGAAGACTGTCTAGAACACGTGGATAACCGCTTTGAGCTGGTCATGCTCTCTACCAAGCGTGCCCGTCAACTGGCAACCGGCGGCAAAGAGCCGAAAGTAGCATGGGAAAACGACAAGCCTACCGTCGTCGCCCTGCGCGAAATCGCTGAAGGCCTGATCGACTACGCAGCTATCGCCGAAGCCGAAATCGTTGAAGATGAACCGCTTTTTGCTGCATTCGAGGACGAGTCCAACGAGGCCGTCTAA
- the spoT gene encoding bifunctional GTP diphosphokinase/guanosine-3',5'-bis pyrophosphate 3'-pyrophosphohydrolase, which translates to MPSIDALADRLSTYLGTDQVNLVRRAYFYAEQAHDGQRRRSGEAYVTHPLAVANILADMHMDHQSLMAAMLHDVIEDTGIAKEALQAQFGETVAELVDGVSKLTQMNFETKAEAQAENFQKMAMAMARDIRVILVKLADRLHNMRTLEVLSGEKRRRIAKETLEIYAPIANRLGMHSIRIEFEDLGFKAMHPMRSARIYQAVKRARGNRKEIVNKIEESLSHCLAIDGIQGEVSGRQKHLYGIYKKMRGKRRAFNEIMDVYAFRIIVDKVDTCYRVLGAVHNLYKPLPGRFKDYIAIPKANGYQSLHTTLFGMHGVPIEIQIRTREMEEMANNGIAAHWLYKSSGDEQPKGTHARARQWVKGVLEMQQRAGNSLEFIESVKIDLFPDEVYVFTPKGRIMELPKGSTAVDFAYAVHTDVGNSCIACRINRRLAPLSEPLQSGSTVEIVSAPGARPNPAWLNFVVTGKARTHIRHALKLQRRSESISLGERLLNKVLNGFDSALEKIPAERVQAMLTEYRLELIEDLLEDIGLGNRMAYVVARRLLGEGEQLPSPEGPLAIRGTEGLVLSYAKCCTPIPGDPIVGHLSAGKGMVVHLDNCRNISEIRHNPEKCIQLSWAKDVTGEFNVELRVELEHQRGLIALLASSVNAADGNIEKISMDERDGRISVVQLVVSVHDRVHLARVIKKLRALTGVIRITRMRA; encoded by the coding sequence ATGCCGAGCATAGACGCCCTCGCCGATCGCTTATCGACCTATCTCGGCACGGACCAGGTCAATCTGGTCCGCCGAGCGTATTTCTACGCCGAACAAGCCCATGACGGTCAGCGCCGTCGCAGCGGCGAGGCGTACGTCACGCACCCGTTAGCGGTCGCAAACATTCTCGCCGACATGCATATGGACCATCAGAGCCTGATGGCGGCCATGCTGCATGACGTGATCGAAGACACCGGTATCGCCAAGGAAGCGCTGCAAGCGCAGTTTGGTGAAACCGTGGCCGAACTGGTCGACGGGGTCAGCAAACTGACCCAGATGAATTTCGAGACCAAGGCCGAAGCCCAAGCGGAAAACTTCCAGAAGATGGCCATGGCCATGGCGCGCGACATTCGCGTGATCCTGGTCAAGCTGGCCGACCGCCTGCACAACATGCGCACCCTGGAAGTGCTGTCCGGCGAAAAACGCCGGCGGATCGCCAAGGAAACCCTGGAGATCTATGCGCCCATCGCCAACCGCCTGGGCATGCACAGCATCCGCATCGAATTCGAAGACCTCGGTTTCAAGGCCATGCATCCGATGCGTTCCGCGCGGATCTACCAGGCGGTCAAGCGCGCCCGGGGCAACCGCAAGGAAATCGTCAACAAGATCGAAGAATCCCTGAGCCACTGCCTGGCCATCGACGGCATCCAGGGCGAGGTCAGCGGCCGCCAGAAGCACTTGTATGGCATCTATAAAAAGATGCGCGGCAAACGCCGGGCCTTCAACGAGATCATGGACGTCTACGCGTTCCGGATCATCGTCGACAAGGTCGACACCTGCTACCGCGTGCTCGGCGCCGTACACAACCTGTACAAGCCGCTGCCGGGTCGCTTCAAGGATTACATCGCGATCCCCAAGGCCAACGGCTACCAGTCGCTGCATACCACGCTGTTCGGCATGCACGGCGTGCCGATCGAGATCCAGATCCGCACCCGCGAAATGGAAGAGATGGCCAACAACGGCATCGCCGCCCACTGGCTGTACAAATCCAGCGGCGACGAGCAGCCCAAGGGCACCCACGCCCGGGCTCGCCAATGGGTCAAGGGCGTGCTGGAGATGCAGCAACGCGCCGGCAACTCCCTGGAATTCATCGAAAGCGTGAAAATCGACCTGTTCCCGGACGAGGTCTACGTGTTCACGCCGAAAGGCCGGATCATGGAGCTGCCCAAAGGCTCCACGGCGGTGGACTTCGCCTATGCGGTACACACTGACGTCGGCAACAGCTGCATCGCCTGTCGGATCAATCGCCGCTTGGCGCCGCTGTCCGAACCGCTGCAAAGCGGCTCCACCGTGGAAATCGTCAGCGCCCCGGGCGCACGCCCCAACCCGGCCTGGCTCAACTTCGTGGTCACCGGCAAGGCTCGCACCCACATCCGCCACGCCCTGAAACTGCAACGCCGCTCCGAGTCCATCAGCCTGGGCGAACGCCTGCTGAACAAGGTGCTCAACGGTTTTGACAGCGCCCTGGAAAAGATCCCGGCCGAACGCGTGCAAGCGATGCTCACCGAGTATCGCCTGGAGCTGATCGAAGACCTGCTGGAAGACATCGGCCTGGGCAATCGCATGGCTTATGTGGTCGCCCGCCGCCTGCTCGGCGAAGGCGAACAGCTGCCAAGCCCGGAAGGTCCGCTGGCCATTCGCGGCACCGAAGGCCTGGTCCTGAGCTACGCCAAGTGCTGCACGCCGATCCCGGGCGACCCGATTGTCGGCCACCTGTCCGCGGGCAAAGGGATGGTGGTGCACCTGGACAACTGCCGCAACATCAGCGAAATCCGCCACAACCCGGAAAAATGCATCCAGCTTTCGTGGGCCAAGGATGTCACCGGCGAATTCAACGTCGAGCTGCGCGTCGAGCTGGAGCACCAGCGCGGCCTGATCGCCCTGCTGGCCAGCAGCGTCAACGCGGCCGACGGCAATATCGAGAAAATCAGCATGGACGAACGGGATGGTCGCATCAGCGTGGTCCAACTGGTGGTCAGCGTGCACGACCGCGTGCACCTGGCCCGCGTGATCAAGAAACTGCGCGCCCTGACCGGGGTCATTCGCATCACTCGCATGCGTGCATAG
- a CDS encoding RidA family protein gives MTKTVITSDKAPAAIGTYSQAIKAGNTVYMSGQIPLDPKTMELVEGFEAQTVQVFENLKSVAEAAGGSFKDIVKLNIFLTDLSHFAKVNEIMGKYFQQPYPARAAIGVAALPKGAQVEMDAILVIE, from the coding sequence ATGACCAAGACCGTTATCACCAGCGACAAGGCACCCGCCGCGATCGGCACCTATTCCCAGGCGATCAAGGCAGGCAACACCGTCTACATGTCCGGCCAGATCCCGCTCGATCCAAAGACCATGGAACTGGTGGAAGGCTTCGAAGCCCAGACCGTCCAGGTATTCGAGAACCTCAAGTCCGTGGCCGAGGCTGCCGGTGGTTCGTTCAAGGACATCGTCAAACTCAACATCTTCCTCACCGACCTGAGCCACTTCGCCAAGGTCAACGAGATCATGGGCAAGTACTTCCAGCAGCCTTACCCTGCCCGCGCCGCCATCGGCGTTGCCGCCCTGCCAAAAGGTGCGCAGGTTGAAATGGATGCCATCCTGGTCATCGAGTAA
- a CDS encoding putative periplasmic lipoprotein — protein MRKALALSLCALFLGGCASDPADRDISGTWINQVAIDAAAKGGPLREALQGYGPNLEWDVNTEASQARYTNGFENVEGKVLAEESGAWKIDFYGSSASELKRDGKQLLQEANDNEPEQVFDRPKDPAPEGAPLGANFERALYSAYLGGEWKIVNGPGEGGTVLFQSNGQVMGLPGADRYALCLAGDCASMSGGYDNLWLQLNGQGNPWIFARNGKQLEIFQPINASQANEVPSLTPGTRQWLLEKQ, from the coding sequence ATGCGCAAAGCGCTAGCCCTCTCGTTGTGCGCCCTGTTCCTCGGTGGCTGCGCCAGCGATCCCGCCGACCGTGACATCAGTGGTACCTGGATCAACCAGGTCGCCATCGACGCCGCCGCCAAAGGCGGACCGCTGCGCGAAGCCCTGCAAGGCTACGGCCCGAACCTGGAATGGGACGTCAACACCGAGGCCAGCCAGGCGCGCTACACCAATGGCTTCGAAAACGTCGAAGGCAAGGTGCTGGCTGAAGAGTCCGGCGCCTGGAAAATCGATTTCTACGGCAGCTCCGCCAGCGAATTGAAACGCGACGGCAAACAACTGCTGCAAGAAGCCAACGACAACGAGCCGGAACAGGTCTTCGATCGTCCCAAGGACCCGGCCCCGGAAGGCGCGCCACTGGGCGCCAACTTCGAGCGCGCCCTGTACTCGGCTTACCTGGGCGGCGAATGGAAAATCGTCAACGGCCCGGGCGAAGGCGGCACCGTGCTGTTCCAGTCCAACGGCCAGGTCATGGGCCTGCCGGGCGCCGATCGCTACGCACTGTGCCTCGCCGGCGACTGCGCCTCGATGAGCGGCGGCTACGACAACCTGTGGCTGCAGCTCAACGGCCAGGGCAACCCGTGGATCTTTGCGCGCAATGGCAAGCAACTGGAGATCTTCCAGCCCATCAACGCCTCCCAGGCGAACGAGGTACCTTCCCTCACCCCGGGTACGCGCCAGTGGCTACTGGAAAAACAGTGA
- a CDS encoding SDR family oxidoreductase has product MSAPSVLIAGCGDVGSRLAKQLLVENWQVYGLRRAVSQLPEGVIGVAGDLFSEQCPPAWPTTSLDYLVYSAAATEHDEAGYRAAYVEGLTHVLGWLKQNGQLPKRLLFVSSSSVYGQKNGEWIDETSPAQADGYSGRLMLEAEQVALQSGIPASLVRLTGIYGPGREWLLNQVRQGYRVAIDPPLYGNRIHADDAAGLLAFLLQADRRGVVLENCYIGVDDAPVPLAEVVGWLREYLGVTEWADSSSVRRSGSKRCSNARARALGWVPRYPSFREGYAQIIEGQG; this is encoded by the coding sequence ATGTCCGCCCCTTCTGTTCTGATCGCTGGCTGCGGTGATGTCGGCAGCCGTCTGGCGAAGCAACTGCTGGTTGAAAACTGGCAGGTCTACGGCCTGCGGCGCGCGGTTTCGCAATTGCCGGAAGGGGTGATCGGCGTGGCGGGCGATCTTTTCAGTGAGCAGTGTCCGCCAGCCTGGCCCACCACGTCGCTGGATTACCTGGTGTACAGCGCGGCCGCCACCGAGCATGACGAGGCGGGCTATCGTGCGGCCTATGTCGAGGGGCTGACCCATGTCCTGGGTTGGCTCAAGCAGAACGGGCAGTTGCCGAAACGCTTGCTGTTCGTTTCCAGCAGCAGCGTATACGGGCAGAAAAATGGCGAGTGGATCGACGAGACCTCGCCGGCCCAGGCCGACGGCTATTCCGGGCGGCTGATGCTCGAGGCCGAGCAAGTGGCCTTGCAGAGTGGCATTCCAGCCAGCCTGGTGCGGTTGACTGGGATTTACGGCCCGGGGCGGGAATGGCTGTTGAATCAGGTGCGTCAGGGGTATCGCGTCGCCATCGATCCACCGCTGTATGGCAACCGCATTCATGCCGACGATGCCGCGGGGTTGCTGGCCTTCCTGTTGCAGGCCGATCGGCGCGGCGTGGTGCTTGAGAATTGCTATATCGGTGTCGACGATGCACCGGTGCCTTTGGCCGAGGTGGTGGGCTGGCTGCGGGAGTACCTGGGCGTGACCGAGTGGGCGGACAGCTCGAGCGTGCGGCGTTCCGGCAGCAAGCGCTGCAGCAATGCCCGCGCCAGGGCCCTGGGCTGGGTGCCGCGTTATCCGAGTTTTCGCGAGGGGTATGCGCAGATTATCGAAGGGCAGGGCTGA
- the exbB gene encoding tonB-system energizer ExbB has product MTRNQFSASPTQRPSPLRTMSAAAALLFSLLLAPTAAFADEQAPAGTATPAAAHAPADATAPVATPVAAAPAPAEGEAAVDAPEVLEADNSLGMAHDLSPWGMYQNADIIVKLVMIGLAIASIITWTIWIAKGFELMGAKRRLRGEILNLKKATTLKEASVTAAKEGTLANLLVHDALEEMRLSANSREKEGIKERVSFRLERLVAACGRNMSSGTGVLATIGSTAPFVGLFGTVWGIMNSFIGIAKTQTTNLAVVAPGIAEALLATALGLVAAIPAVVIYNVFARSIAGYKAQVSDASAEVLLLVSRDLDHLPTAERSAQPHVAKVG; this is encoded by the coding sequence ATGACACGCAATCAATTCTCCGCTTCGCCAACCCAACGCCCAAGCCCGCTGCGCACCATGAGCGCGGCCGCAGCGTTGCTGTTCAGCCTGCTGCTGGCACCGACCGCGGCCTTCGCCGATGAGCAGGCCCCGGCAGGCACCGCGACACCTGCGGCAGCCCACGCGCCGGCCGACGCCACGGCGCCGGTAGCCACTCCGGTCGCTGCAGCGCCGGCACCTGCCGAAGGCGAAGCAGCCGTTGATGCACCTGAAGTCCTCGAAGCGGACAACTCCCTGGGCATGGCCCACGACCTGTCTCCCTGGGGCATGTACCAGAACGCCGACATCATCGTGAAGCTCGTGATGATCGGCCTGGCCATCGCCTCGATCATCACCTGGACCATCTGGATCGCCAAAGGCTTCGAGCTGATGGGCGCCAAGCGTCGCCTGCGCGGTGAAATCCTCAACCTGAAAAAGGCCACCACTCTCAAGGAAGCCAGCGTCACCGCCGCCAAAGAAGGCACCCTGGCCAACCTGCTGGTCCACGACGCCCTGGAAGAAATGCGCCTGTCGGCCAACAGCCGTGAGAAAGAAGGCATCAAGGAACGCGTCAGCTTCCGCCTCGAGCGCCTGGTAGCCGCCTGCGGCCGCAACATGAGCAGCGGCACCGGCGTGCTCGCCACCATCGGTTCCACCGCGCCCTTCGTCGGCCTGTTCGGTACCGTGTGGGGCATCATGAACAGCTTCATCGGCATCGCCAAAACCCAGACCACCAACCTCGCCGTCGTCGCCCCCGGCATCGCCGAAGCCCTGCTGGCAACCGCCCTGGGTCTGGTCGCGGCCATTCCGGCGGTGGTCATCTACAACGTCTTCGCCCGCTCCATCGCCGGCTACAAGGCCCAGGTCTCCGACGCTTCCGCAGAAGTCCTGCTGCTGGTCAGCCGTGATCTCGATCACCTGCCGACCGCCGAGCGCTCTGCGCAACCTCATGTGGCCAAAGTAGGGTAA
- the exbD gene encoding TonB system transport protein ExbD — protein MGLHLKEGAEDDLAENHEINVTPFIDVMLVLLIIFMVAAPLATVDIKVDLPASTAKPAPRPEKPVFLSVKADQRLYLGDDEVKAEALGATLDAKTQGKKDTTIFFQADKGVDYGDLMSVMDALRAAGYLKVGLVGLETATKK, from the coding sequence ATGGGCCTGCATTTGAAAGAAGGCGCAGAAGACGATCTCGCCGAAAACCACGAAATCAACGTCACACCGTTCATCGACGTGATGCTGGTGCTGCTGATCATCTTCATGGTCGCCGCGCCGCTGGCGACCGTGGACATCAAGGTCGATCTCCCGGCCTCGACGGCCAAACCGGCACCACGCCCCGAGAAACCGGTGTTTCTCAGCGTCAAGGCCGACCAACGCCTGTACCTCGGCGACGACGAAGTGAAGGCCGAAGCCCTCGGCGCCACCCTCGACGCCAAGACCCAGGGCAAGAAAGACACGACGATCTTCTTCCAGGCCGACAAAGGCGTGGATTACGGCGACCTGATGAGCGTGATGGATGCCCTGCGGGCCGCCGGATACCTGAAGGTCGGCCTGGTCGGACTTGAGACGGCTACCAAGAAATGA